The stretch of DNA GGTCGGCTACGACTTCCTGCGATCGGCCCGCGACAAGGGCTGAGCCGAAGTTCAGGGCGGCGCAGGCTGTGCCGCCCTACCCCACCCGCAGGATCGGCCCGCCGGCGGCCTGCGCATCCTCCAGATCATGCGTGACCATCAGGCAGGGCAGCCGCTGCTGCCGCACATGGTCGAGCACCTGCGCCCGGATCTGCGCCCGGAGCGCCGCATCGAGGCCGGAGAACGGCTCGTCCAGCAGCACCGCCCGCGGTTCCGACAGCAGCATCCGCATCAGGGCGACCCGGGCGCGCTGCCCGCCGGACAGCGTGGCCGGGTCGCGGTCGGCAAAGCCCGCAAGCCCCACCTCGCTCAGCGCCGCCCCGATCCGTGCGGCCCGCGCCGCGCGCCCCTCGATGCGGGGATGCAGCCCGAAGGCCAGGTTCTCGCCCACCGAAAGATGCGGGAAGAGCAGGTGATCCTGGAACAGGATGCCGATGCGCCGCGCCTCGGGCCGCAACCCCGACAGGTCGTGCCCGTCGATGCGCACCTGTCCCGCTGTCTCGAACTCGGGCGCAAGCGTTCCGGTGACAAGCGCCAGCAGGCTCGACTTGCCCGAACCCGACGGCCCCATGACGGTCGTCACCTCTCCCGGCCGGATCAGCGTGTCGAGCGAGATCAGCGCCCGTCCCCGCAGGTTGATCCGCACATGATCCAGCCGCAGACCCGCCTCAGCCATGTCTCAGCCCTCGCCGGTTGCGGAACACCAGCGCCGGTATGGCCAGCGCCAGGCCGAAGGGCAAGAGCGCCAGCAGCGTCTGAAGGATGCCGAAGACACCGATCGCCCGCCGGTCGCCGCCCGCGGCCAGCGCCACCGCCTCGGTCGTCAGCGTACCGACCCGCCCGCCGCCGATCAGCAGCGTGGGCAGGTACTGGCCCACCGACACCGCCATCCCCACCGCCGCCGCCGTCAGCACGGCGCGCAGCAGCATCGGCAGCCGCACGCGCCACAGAACCCCCGCAGGCCCCGCGCCAAGACTGCCCGCGACCACGGCGTAGCGCCGATCCCAGGCCCGCCACGGGTCCGACAGCGACAGGAAGACATACGGCAGCACGAACACCAGATGCGCGGCGATCACCGGCAGGACACCCTCCGCCCCGCCGATCCCCAGCAGGAAGAACTGAAGCCCCGGCAGGAATGCCGCCTGGGGGATCAGCAGCGGCAGGTACAGAAGCAGCAGCGCCCCTTGCCCCGGACGCGCACCGCGCCGCGTCTCGGACTCGAGGCAGCCGATGGTCAGGACCAGCGCCAGCGCGGTTGCGATCACGGCGATCAGGATGGTCTGCGTCCCGGTATCGGCCAGGGTGGAGCCGTGGCGCATCCAGCTGCGCAGGGTGAAGCCCTCCGGCAGAAGGTCGGGATAGGACCAGCGCGCGGCCAGCGACCAGACCCCCAGCGCCACGAGGCCAAGCAGCACGGCAAGCGCCGAGCCGGCGCCAAGCGCGAGCCCCGCGCCGCGCGCCAGCGGATCGATTGACAGGCCCCGCCGCCCGGCCGCGATACGCCGCCGGCCGAACCGGGCAAGCGCCCGCTCGCCCAGCCGCCAGAGCAGAAGAGCGCCCAGCACCAGCGCCAGTTGCAGAAGCGCCGCCGCCGCCGCGCATTGGCGCATGGTCAGGTCCGGGTCGTTCATCCAGCGCAGGATCTGCACCGAAAGCGTGGGCGGCGTGTTGGGGCCCAGGATCATCGCCACGTCCACCACCGACATGGAATAGGCCAGCACCACATAGACCGGCAGCCGGATCTGCGCATAGACCGCCGGGAACACCGCCTTGAGCCAGCCATTGACCCGGCCATAGCCCAGCGAACGGGCAACCGTCAGCCGCGCGTCCGCCTGCGCCTGCGGCAGGGCGGCAAGCGTCATCAGCAGCAGGAACGGCACCTCCTTGGCGACCAGCCCCGCGACCAGGCTCAGACCCCAGGGATCCTGCAGGATCAACAGGTCGGGCGGCTGCTCCCACCCGGTGGCCCAGGGCGAGACGCTGCGCACCAGCCAGCCCGAGGGGGCGATCAGGAAGGCAAGCCCGAAGGCGGCGGCGGCATGCGGCACCGACAGAAGCGGCGACAGCAGCCTCTCGATCAGGCGAAAGGCACGGGTTCCCGCAAGACCCGCGACCAGCAGCACGGT from Halovulum dunhuangense encodes:
- a CDS encoding ATP-binding cassette domain-containing protein, translated to MAEAGLRLDHVRINLRGRALISLDTLIRPGEVTTVMGPSGSGKSSLLALVTGTLAPEFETAGQVRIDGHDLSGLRPEARRIGILFQDHLLFPHLSVGENLAFGLHPRIEGRAARAARIGAALSEVGLAGFADRDPATLSGGQRARVALMRMLLSEPRAVLLDEPFSGLDAALRAQIRAQVLDHVRQQRLPCLMVTHDLEDAQAAGGPILRVG
- a CDS encoding ABC transporter permease — encoded protein: MLGPVAAGLLFTLLPAIGYMPSVGATTLGLAPFGMVFDWPGLPQAARLSVTTGLLATSLALAVTVLLVAGLAGTRAFRLIERLLSPLLSVPHAAAAFGLAFLIAPSGWLVRSVSPWATGWEQPPDLLILQDPWGLSLVAGLVAKEVPFLLLMTLAALPQAQADARLTVARSLGYGRVNGWLKAVFPAVYAQIRLPVYVVLAYSMSVVDVAMILGPNTPPTLSVQILRWMNDPDLTMRQCAAAAALLQLALVLGALLLWRLGERALARFGRRRIAAGRRGLSIDPLARGAGLALGAGSALAVLLGLVALGVWSLAARWSYPDLLPEGFTLRSWMRHGSTLADTGTQTILIAVIATALALVLTIGCLESETRRGARPGQGALLLLYLPLLIPQAAFLPGLQFFLLGIGGAEGVLPVIAAHLVFVLPYVFLSLSDPWRAWDRRYAVVAGSLGAGPAGVLWRVRLPMLLRAVLTAAAVGMAVSVGQYLPTLLIGGGRVGTLTTEAVALAAGGDRRAIGVFGILQTLLALLPFGLALAIPALVFRNRRGLRHG